One window of Triplophysa rosa linkage group LG8, Trosa_1v2, whole genome shotgun sequence genomic DNA carries:
- the hmgn2 gene encoding non-histone chromosomal protein HMG-17: MPKRKIDGDKAAKAKEEPTRRSARLSAKPASAKPEPKPKKAAPKKVAKGKKGNPSENGDAKADQAQKVEASADAK; the protein is encoded by the exons ATGCCGAAAAGAAAG ATTGACGGTGACAAGGCCGCCAAAGCCAAGGAGGAG CCAACAAGACGCTCAGCAAGGCTGTCCGCT AAGCCAGCTTCTGCTAAGCCTGAACCAAAGCCCAAGAAAGCAGCCCCTAAG AAGGTGGCCAAGGGGAAGAAGGGCAACCCTTCTGAAAATGGGGATGCCAAGGCAGATCAG GCACAGAAGGTTGAAGCTTCTGCCGATGCCAAATGA